The genomic region TTGAAGAGTCTTCGATCGCCCGTATTTTAGAATTAGTTGAAAATGCGAGAACGAAAAAAGCAAAAACAGAGAAGTTTATTACTAGATTTGCTAGAGTTTACACGCCGATCGTCGTTTTAGCCTCTCTTTTAGTTGCCTTATTGCCGCCGTTACTATTTCCGAGTACGACGATAGAAGAATGGGTTTATCGGGCGTTGGTGGTCTTGGTCATTTCCTGTCCTTGCGGTTTGGTCGTCAGTATTCCCCTCGGTTATTTTGGGGGCGTCGGTGGTGCGGCGAAACGAGGGATTTTGGTAAAAGGTTCGATGTTTTTAGATGCGTTAACGGAAATTAAAACCGTTATTTTTGATAAAACGGGAACTTTGACGCAAGGAACGTTTGAGGTGAGAGAAGTTCACCCGAACGGAGAGTGGAATCGAGAGGGATTATTAAAATTAGCAGCCCATTTAGAATCCTATTCCAACCATCCGATCGCCGTTGCCATTCGCGAGGCATATTCGGGTGCGATCGCCCGGGAAACGATTGCGGACTATCGAGAAATTGCCGGATTTGGAGTTAAAGCGAAGATCGACGGACGCGACGCGATCGCCGGGAACGAACGGTTTTTAATTCGTGAAGGAATTGACGACAGTATAGAAGCAATTGAGGAGACGGCGGTGCATTTTGCCGTTGACGGGGTTTATGCGGGATATATTACGATCGCCGACGAATTGAAAAGTGACGCGATCGCGGCGATCGAATTGCTCAAACAACAGCAAATCGAACGGGCGATCGTCTTGACGGGCGATCGAGAAAATGTAGCGGCTAAAGTTGCCCTAGCTTTACAAGTCGATGAATATTACGCCGAGTTACTTCCCGAAGATAAAGTAACCATTTTAGAGAAAATTTTGGCGCGATCGCCCGACGGCAAAAAAGTGGCCTTTGTCGGAGATGGAATTAACGATTCTCCGGCGATCGCTCGGGCGGATTTGGGCATTGCGATGGGGGCGTTAGGTTCGGAAGCGGCGATCGAAACTGCCGATATCGTGATTATGACCGATGCCCCGTCTAAAGTGGCCGAAGCGATCGCCGTCGGTAAGAAAACCCAACAGATCGTCTGGCAAAATATTGGGTTTGCATTAGGGATTAAAGGGGTATTTATTGCCTTGGGGGCTTTCGGTTTAGCGAGTATGTGGGCGGCAGTTTTTGCCGATGTCGGAGTTGCGTTACTCGCGATTTTAAATGCAACTCGGGTATTGCGATAGACGTCAGTCTATGCCGGAAATCCCACGCAAAAACAGGGGTTGACCCGGACGGTCAACGCCGCTTCTCGTGAATCATGTACGATTGCTATAGAGAATTTCTTCTCGGTTTGCCTTTTTGCGCTAATGAGAGTCAAAAACCCTTATGATACGCCGACGTTCTACTCCCTGGATTCATCGGAAGTCTCGCTTCCTCATTGCTGCGATCGCGACGATGGGGGCAGTGGTGACGGCCTATTTAACTGTAATTAAATTAATGGGGGATTCTGCCACTTGTCCGACCAGTGGCTGTGATGAGGTTCTCAACAGTCCCTACGCCACCGTTTTCGGTTTTCCCCTGACCTTGTTCGGACTGGTGGCTTACGTGGGAATGACGGGTTTTGCCGTCGGACCGTTCGCCGTCGATCCGGCAGAGAATAAAGAATTGCGATCGCGCTTGGAAGACTGGACCTGGTGGCTGATTTTAGTCGGCGGTACGTCAATGGCTATTTTTAGCGGCTATTTGATGTATCTTCTTGCCTATAAAATTCAAGCGCTTTGCATTTATTGTTTGGCTTCGGCTTTATTTTCGTTGACTTTGTTCGTCCTCGCCTGGATGGGTAAAGATTGGGAAGATATCGGCCAAGCAATATTTACCAGTCTGGCCGTGGGAATGGTGACCATTGTCGGCACCCTGGGGATGTATGCGAGTATTAATTCTCCCAATGCCAATAGCAGCAGTCCCTTTAATATTGTCAACAGTTCCGGTCCGGCGGAAATCGCTTTAGCCGAGCATTTGAGCGAACTCGATGCCAAAATGTACGGCGGTTTCTTGTGTCCCCATTGCCACGAACAAAAAGAACTGTTTGGGAAAGAAGCGACGGAGAAACTCGAATATATTGAATGCGATTATCGCGCGCCCGATCCTCAAGTGGAATTGTGCCAGCAAGTCGGAATTACTGGTTATCCGACGTGGGAAATTAACGATAAATTATATCCGGGTCGGCGATCGCTAGAAGAACTGGCGAAGCTGTCGGATTACTCGGGGCCGCGCAACTTTCAAAACACGATCGGCCAATAAGTCCGCCACGGGGGAGGCGATCGCTAAAAAAACCACCGTCACCCCCAAGATCGAGGCTGACGGTGGTTTGAGATGGCTAAAAACGATCAAAAAGGGGAGGGGTAGCCGGGGGATTTAAGCATTGGCAGCTTGAGATTTAGTCCCACTTTCGCGACTGGCACCATTGCTATTATTCCCGTTGGTCTTGCGCGGTTGCAGCACCCCATAACCGCCGTGGTTGCGTTCGTAAATCACGTTGATTTCTCCCGTTTCGCTGTTGCAAAACATGTAGAAATCGTGATCGACTAACTGGAGTTGTTCCAAGGCTTCTTCAATGGTCATCGGCGGCATGGCGAAGTATTTCGTCCGCACGACTTCGGCAGGTAGTTCGGGAGTGCGATCGCCGATTAGATCCTCGACCACAGGCGGTTCGTTGAGAACCTCGGCTTCGATCTCTTTCGGTTTGCCGTGATTTTTCTTGTGATTGCGTTTTTCTTTATATTTGCGAAGCTGACGCGCGATTTTGTCGGCGACCAGATCGATACTGGCATACAGATTTTCGCTGCTCTCCTCGGCGCGGATGATCGTCCCATTGGCGTAAATGGTGACTTCAGCCGTCTGCTTCGGGTTGATTCGGGGATTGCGCGCCACCGACAGATGCACGTCTACTTCCATCGTTAAATTCTGAAAGTGATTGACGGCTTTCTCGATCTTTTGATTGACGTAATCGCGGATCGCGTCAGTGATTTCAATATTTTTGCCTTGGATAACAAGCTTCATATGAACTCTTCCCGCTAACAATATCCATCAGTCAGAAAGACAAAAGGCAAACACTCAAGCGTCAGACTGAAAACGGTAGTTTTTCTGACGGTTTGCGTGTTGCTTACTTTCTTGAAGGTGGGGAAACCGGGGCGGGTATTGCCGCTTTCCTGAAATAATGGCTATTTGCCCGTTTTGAAGGGATAGTTTGGTCAAGAACGGTGCCTAAACTTGCAGGAAGTGTTTTCCAATTCTAATCGAGGATGGCTTCCTGATGCTATGGATTCACCCGCTCCCATTGACGGACTTACGCTGACTCTCTCTTTCCGCTCCTTGATTTCCCATTCGTCTGTTCCTTTATAGGGTGAGGGTTTCATGTCCCCGGTGTGTGGTGGGTGACATGCATTCCCCAAGCGATGCGGCGTTCCGATCCGACTACGGATTTCCTCGATTTCATGGTGGACTTTTTCAAGGAAATCTATCTTTTTTTCGAGCGATAAGTTTACTTACTCACTCTTTCTTTTCAGTTTGAATCGTCCGCAAGTTGCTTGTGGAAAGAAGGTTTCAGAGAATTTGCCTCTGAATTTTAACCCTATAACGGCTTTTGTCGATTACTGGGTTTTATGGATTTATTCTAGCACGAACCCTAGTTTTGTTTAACCGGATTGGCAGAAAATCTTAATGCTGAGGTCTCCCTTCGGAACGGTCGGCTGACCCTTTTGCTTCTGCTTGGTGGTGGTTCTAACACCGTTAGCTTTCCCCTTCGTGTTTGTAGTCTTATTTACACCCTACCATGGGTATATTTTAAATAGTCGCGACCTGCTCGTTGTCTTTAAAATTTGTTGCATATCGAGGGGATCGACGGTGACGGGGCGATCGCCGCGAACCGAGATCGCCGTGGGGACGCTAAAATAACAAATCTGTTTTGCCGCTACGGGGCGATCGCCCCGGTGTGATTGATGTCCTCCTTGCGTCCGGTCTGTCTCTACCAATTCGATCGCGTGGCTTACGCTCAAGCGTGGCAGTGGCAACAAGAACTCGTGCGCGCGCGCCGGGAAAACCCCGAGTTAAGCGACGTTTTGCTCTTGCTCGAACATCCCCCGGTCTACACCCTCGGAAAAGGGGCGACCTCGGACTTTCTCAAGTTCGATCCGAAGGCGAGCGCGATCGAGGTTTACCGGGTGGAACGCGGCGGCGAAGTGACCTACCACTGTCCCGGTCAACTGGTCGCCTATCCGATTTTAAACTTGCAGCACTATCGCCAAGATTTGCACTGGTACTTGCGCCAACTCGAAGAAGTGGTCATCCGAGTTTTGCGCGATTACGGGTTGCGCGGCGATCGCCTCGCGGGATTGACCGGGGTCTGGGTCGAAGGACGCAAAGTGGCGGCGGTCGGGATTAAAGTCAGTCGCTGGATTACTATGCACGGCTTTGCCTTGAATGTGTCCCCCGACCTCAAAGGGTTCGAGGCGATCGTCCCGTGTGGGATTGCCGATCGCCCCGTAGG from Oxynema aestuarii AP17 harbors:
- a CDS encoding heavy metal translocating P-type ATPase — encoded protein: MSELHSSATGCCSCSQEANPKNENNSIEDYTAIAQKLIPIAIAIALFISGLIFQETLHSTPYAIGEYAVFIPAYLISGWGVLMNAGKNITRGRIFDENFLMTVATLGAIAIHHLPEAVGVMLFYQIGEFFQEKAVRRSRRSIQSLLEIRPEIAHLQRNGKLETVDPETVEIGDLIVVKPGEKIPLDGEAIEGISQVDTSPLTGESVPRTVQPGKTVLAGSINQTGMLSIRVTKRFEESSIARILELVENARTKKAKTEKFITRFARVYTPIVVLASLLVALLPPLLFPSTTIEEWVYRALVVLVISCPCGLVVSIPLGYFGGVGGAAKRGILVKGSMFLDALTEIKTVIFDKTGTLTQGTFEVREVHPNGEWNREGLLKLAAHLESYSNHPIAVAIREAYSGAIARETIADYREIAGFGVKAKIDGRDAIAGNERFLIREGIDDSIEAIEETAVHFAVDGVYAGYITIADELKSDAIAAIELLKQQQIERAIVLTGDRENVAAKVALALQVDEYYAELLPEDKVTILEKILARSPDGKKVAFVGDGINDSPAIARADLGIAMGALGSEAAIETADIVIMTDAPSKVAEAIAVGKKTQQIVWQNIGFALGIKGVFIALGAFGLASMWAAVFADVGVALLAILNATRVLR
- a CDS encoding vitamin K epoxide reductase family protein yields the protein MIRRRSTPWIHRKSRFLIAAIATMGAVVTAYLTVIKLMGDSATCPTSGCDEVLNSPYATVFGFPLTLFGLVAYVGMTGFAVGPFAVDPAENKELRSRLEDWTWWLILVGGTSMAIFSGYLMYLLAYKIQALCIYCLASALFSLTLFVLAWMGKDWEDIGQAIFTSLAVGMVTIVGTLGMYASINSPNANSSSPFNIVNSSGPAEIALAEHLSELDAKMYGGFLCPHCHEQKELFGKEATEKLEYIECDYRAPDPQVELCQQVGITGYPTWEINDKLYPGRRSLEELAKLSDYSGPRNFQNTIGQ
- the hpf gene encoding ribosome hibernation-promoting factor, HPF/YfiA family; translated protein: MKLVIQGKNIEITDAIRDYVNQKIEKAVNHFQNLTMEVDVHLSVARNPRINPKQTAEVTIYANGTIIRAEESSENLYASIDLVADKIARQLRKYKEKRNHKKNHGKPKEIEAEVLNEPPVVEDLIGDRTPELPAEVVRTKYFAMPPMTIEEALEQLQLVDHDFYMFCNSETGEINVIYERNHGGYGVLQPRKTNGNNSNGASRESGTKSQAANA
- the lipB gene encoding lipoyl(octanoyl) transferase LipB: MSSLRPVCLYQFDRVAYAQAWQWQQELVRARRENPELSDVLLLLEHPPVYTLGKGATSDFLKFDPKASAIEVYRVERGGEVTYHCPGQLVAYPILNLQHYRQDLHWYLRQLEEVVIRVLRDYGLRGDRLAGLTGVWVEGRKVAAVGIKVSRWITMHGFALNVSPDLKGFEAIVPCGIADRPVGSLAQFVGDVSCDRVRQRTIAAFAETFGVRVIELEWPQKLANG